Proteins found in one Mixophyes fleayi isolate aMixFle1 chromosome 8, aMixFle1.hap1, whole genome shotgun sequence genomic segment:
- the LOC142100269 gene encoding uncharacterized protein LOC142100269, translating into MSRDRRGEQAEEREMEVEGSEEGEGEVEETGQGRKTKTGRNVRFSHDENCVLVHNIIPCYEVILGNLAARTPLRRRHQLWGRVCDAVNAVGPLKRTVAHCRKRFSDIKRRLKEKMAQERRSTRRTGGGPPLHMEYTTYEEELRQIMPAEIVEGINVQDTDSPSFGQVVESPGPQFSPSARPTPPPSARDSGTDEQAGPSSYQPPQAESLEMSPEPEDLTTITLVTVDAPVSGLQEVSPGPAEPSHHQPAPAPMDPAREMALSIGAFQQQQTLFMDRQTRHMSQIAVQLRRIHRSNSQLPAGINRLATALEQTNVQLAQMTAAVEALHSTVREGNANVTRLAGQLHSEIVARLPAPISSATTSTASTPSTSVQNRLLSPSPLPSEGEDHFSAVLGNQEVPEQI; encoded by the exons atgtccagagataggaggggagaacaggctgaggagagggagatggaggttgaggggtcagaggagggagagggagaggttgaggagacaggacagggcaggaagaccaagacagggaggaatgtgcgcttctcacatgatgagaattgtgtgttggtgcacaacatcattccctgctacgaggtcatcctagggaacctggcagcccggactcctctaaggcggcgtcaccaactgtgggggagagtctgtgatgccgtgaacgcggtgggcccactgaagcggacagtggcgcactgccgcaagcgcttctctgatattaagaggaggcttaaagagaagatggcccaggaaaggaggtcgacaaggcgcacgggtggtggccccccacttcatatggagtacaccacgtacgaggaggagctgcgccagataatgccggctgaaattgtagagggcataaatgtccaggacaccgactcgccctcttttggccaagtagttg aatcgccaggaccgcagttcagtcccagtgccagacctacacctccaccttcagcgagagattcgggcacagacgagcaagcag ggccctcttcataccagccacctcaggcggagtccctggaaatgtcccctgagccagaggatctaacaaccatcaccctggtaacagtggatgcccctgtgtctggcctccaggaagtttcacctggccctgctgaaccatcacaccaccaacctgcacctgcacctatggacccagccagagaaatggcgctgtctattggcgcattccagcagcaacagacattattcatggacaggcaaactcgccacatgtcccaaattgcggtccagttgaggcggatacaccgctccaatagtcaactccctgctggaatcaaccgtctggcaacagctttagaacagaccaatgtgcagctggcccaaatgactgcggctgtggaggccttacattccacagtacgtgaggggaatgccaatgtgaccaggctggcagggcaactacattcagaaattgtagcccgtttaccggcacctatctcttcagccaccaccagtaccgctagtacgcctagcacatctgtacaga ATCGATTGCTATCCCCCTCTCCACTGCCCAGTGAAGGTGAAGATCACTTTTCTGCTGTCCTAGGAAACCAGGAAGTTCCAGAACAGATCTGA